The Candidatus Chlorobium masyuteum genome contains a region encoding:
- the hemC gene encoding hydroxymethylbilane synthase, which produces MKKQLIIGTRSSPLALWQAEFTKTELSRHFPELDITLKLVKTTGDVLLDSPLSKIGDMGLFTKDIEKHLIAKEIDLAVHSLKDVPTGTPEGLIITSFTEREDTRDVIISKGGVKLKELPANAKMATSSLRRMSQLLSLRPDLDIRDIRGNLNTRFQKFDAGEFDAMMLAYAGVYRLNFSDRISEILPHEVMLPAVGQGALGIETRVDDEQTREIVRILNHSNTEYCCRAERALLRHLQGGCQIPIGAYGSFQNGTLKLLAYVGSVDGKVGLHDEITKTGLTSPEQAEEAGIALAEKLLAQGADAILSQIRKTR; this is translated from the coding sequence TTGAAAAAACAGCTTATCATCGGTACCAGATCCAGCCCCCTCGCTTTGTGGCAGGCAGAATTCACCAAGACGGAACTTTCGAGGCATTTCCCTGAACTCGACATCACACTGAAGCTGGTTAAAACAACCGGTGATGTACTTCTTGACTCCCCCCTGTCAAAAATCGGCGATATGGGTCTGTTCACCAAGGACATCGAAAAACACCTGATTGCCAAAGAGATTGACCTTGCCGTTCACAGCCTGAAGGATGTGCCGACAGGAACACCTGAAGGACTGATCATCACCTCCTTTACCGAGCGTGAAGACACACGGGACGTCATCATATCAAAGGGCGGCGTCAAACTGAAGGAGCTGCCTGCAAATGCCAAAATGGCCACAAGCAGTCTGCGCCGTATGTCGCAGCTCCTGAGCCTTCGCCCCGATCTTGATATTCGTGATATCAGAGGCAATCTCAATACCCGCTTCCAGAAGTTTGATGCCGGTGAATTTGATGCCATGATGCTTGCCTATGCCGGTGTCTACCGCCTGAATTTCAGCGACCGCATTTCGGAGATTCTTCCGCATGAAGTGATGCTTCCAGCTGTAGGACAGGGTGCGCTCGGCATTGAGACCCGTGTTGATGATGAGCAGACAAGAGAGATTGTACGCATCCTCAACCACTCAAATACCGAGTACTGCTGCAGGGCTGAACGTGCTCTGCTCCGTCATCTCCAGGGCGGCTGCCAGATCCCGATCGGCGCCTATGGCTCGTTCCAGAACGGAACACTCAAGCTGCTTGCCTATGTCGGATCAGTTGACGGTAAAGTCGGTCTGCATGATGAAATAACAAAAACCGGACTTACCTCCCCCGAACAGGCTGAAGAAGCCGGTATTGCACTTGCCGAGAAGCTCCTGGCACAGGGTGCTGACGCAATTCTGTCGCAAATCCGCAAAACCCGCTGA
- the hemA gene encoding glutamyl-tRNA reductase — MNIISIGVNHKTAPIEIRERISLSEVQNKEFITGLIESGIAHEAMVISTCNRTELYVVPAMHEVTGEYLKEYLIAFKDAQKEVRPEHFFSRFYCGTARHIFEVASAIDSLILGEGQILGQVKNAYRIAAETQAAGILLTRLCHTAFSVAKKVKTKTKIMEGAVSVSYAAVELAQKIFSNLSMKKVLLVGAGETGELAAKHIFQKNARNIVITNRTLAKAEALSEELGTNKVLPYESYKDHLHEFDIIITAVSSKEYILTESEMHQSMLKRKLKPVIILDLGLPRNVDPDISKLQNMFLKDIDALKHIIDKNLEKRSRELPKVNAIIEEELVAFGQWINTLKVRPTIVDLQSKFIEIKEKELERYRYKVSEEELQRMEHLTDRILKKILHHPIKMLKAPIDTADTMPSRVDLVRNVFDLEEPNQSH; from the coding sequence ATGAACATCATTTCGATCGGTGTCAATCACAAAACCGCACCAATTGAAATCCGTGAAAGAATCTCGCTTTCAGAAGTTCAGAACAAGGAGTTCATTACGGGTCTGATTGAAAGCGGAATTGCCCATGAAGCAATGGTTATCTCCACTTGCAACAGAACAGAGCTTTATGTAGTTCCCGCGATGCATGAAGTCACGGGAGAGTACCTCAAAGAGTATCTGATCGCCTTCAAGGATGCCCAGAAAGAGGTACGCCCCGAACACTTTTTCAGCCGCTTCTACTGCGGTACCGCACGCCACATCTTTGAAGTGGCAAGCGCGATTGATTCGCTGATTCTCGGTGAAGGCCAGATTCTCGGCCAGGTAAAGAACGCATACCGCATTGCCGCAGAGACACAGGCGGCGGGCATCCTCCTTACCCGACTCTGCCATACCGCGTTCAGTGTTGCCAAAAAGGTAAAAACCAAAACAAAGATCATGGAGGGCGCTGTTTCGGTCAGCTATGCAGCTGTCGAACTTGCGCAGAAAATCTTCTCCAACCTCTCCATGAAGAAGGTTCTGCTGGTCGGTGCCGGTGAAACGGGTGAACTGGCAGCAAAGCACATATTCCAGAAAAACGCACGCAACATCGTTATTACCAACAGGACACTTGCAAAAGCCGAAGCCCTCAGCGAAGAGCTTGGTACCAACAAGGTTCTGCCCTACGAGTCATACAAGGATCATCTTCACGAGTTCGATATCATTATCACCGCAGTCAGCAGCAAAGAGTACATTCTGACAGAATCGGAAATGCACCAGAGCATGCTTAAACGCAAGCTGAAGCCGGTTATCATTCTCGACCTTGGACTGCCAAGAAACGTCGACCCCGACATTTCAAAGCTTCAGAACATGTTTCTCAAGGATATTGATGCGCTCAAGCACATCATTGACAAGAACCTTGAAAAACGGAGTCGCGAACTCCCGAAAGTCAATGCCATCATTGAGGAGGAGCTTGTTGCTTTCGGACAATGGATCAACACGCTCAAAGTCCGGCCCACCATTGTTGACCTGCAGTCAAAATTCATTGAAATCAAGGAGAAGGAGCTGGAGCGTTACCGTTACAAGGTAAGCGAGGAGGAGCTTCAGAGAATGGAGCATCTGACAGACCGTATCCTGAAAAAAATCCTGCACCACCCGATTAAAATGCTCAAGGCGCCGATTGATACCGCAGACACCATGCCCAGCAGAGTCGATCTTGTCCGCAACGTTTTTGATCTCGAAGAACCAAATCAGTCACACTAA